One genomic window of Candidatus Didemnitutus sp. includes the following:
- the pgmB gene encoding beta-phosphoglucomutase, which produces MSAPADSFALSPIAAPLRRNNHRAALFDLDGVLVDTAAFHYRAWRRLAQELGFDFPESANEALKGVSRQESLEILLRHGGRTASTAEKAAMADRKNRWYQELLGELVPARALPGARACLIELRRRGVKIALGSASRNAAFVLERLGIAHLFDAIIDGTRVSASKPDPEVFLLGARALGVAPADCVVFEDAAAGIVAAKRAGMLAVGIGHAATLDGADIVVPGLAHFSMNDLFPSAPAIAAPKIDFAAKPFHLTPEDIDWVRSAHAAMSVEEKLGQLFCLVVREDETEASLDRTFELLKPGGFMLRPRKGAVAQRLHRHLQTRSSIPLLLAANLEQGGVGIADDGTRFSAPLGVAATDDEKHAYRLGLVSGREGRAVGCNWAFAPVADIDFNCQNPITNIRTFGSDPARVSRMVQTFLRGLHEEGLAASVKHWPGDGVDARDQHLHSTVNNLSVEEWERTYGEVYRAAIDAGAATIMAAHIALPAYSRHFAPDLTDAQILPSTLSPELIRHLLRGQLGFNGLIVTDATNMVGMTTAMPRRRAVPTAIEIGCDMFLFTVDLQEDLAFMREGLRDGLLSETRLDEAVLRILALKASLGLHRQQRNGTLVPAPEALSVLRCAEHERWARECADRAVTLVKDTQHLLPLSPERHRRVLIHVLGDKGGYLDNGGGNAARFVELLRAAGFVVEVFDPTAPANATLKSSAAMRADHDLVVYFASLKTASNQTVVRLNWGLRLAFDAPRYVTEVPTLFVSIDNPYHLQDVPQVKTFINGYTSNGYVIEAVVEKLLGHSRFTGVSPVDPFCGYWDAKL; this is translated from the coding sequence ATGTCCGCTCCCGCCGACTCCTTCGCTTTGTCGCCAATCGCTGCTCCGCTCCGGCGCAACAATCATCGGGCTGCGCTCTTTGATCTCGACGGCGTGCTCGTGGACACCGCGGCCTTCCACTATCGCGCGTGGCGGCGGCTCGCACAGGAACTCGGTTTCGATTTCCCCGAGTCCGCCAACGAAGCCCTGAAAGGGGTCAGCCGCCAGGAATCCCTGGAGATTCTCCTGCGTCATGGCGGCCGCACCGCCAGCACCGCGGAGAAAGCCGCGATGGCGGATCGCAAGAACCGCTGGTATCAGGAGCTGCTCGGCGAACTCGTCCCGGCGCGCGCGCTACCAGGCGCGCGCGCCTGCCTCATCGAACTTCGTCGCCGCGGTGTAAAGATCGCGCTCGGCTCCGCGAGCCGCAACGCCGCCTTCGTTCTCGAACGCCTCGGCATCGCGCACCTGTTCGACGCGATCATCGACGGCACCCGCGTCTCCGCCTCCAAACCAGACCCGGAAGTTTTCCTGCTCGGGGCGCGCGCTCTCGGAGTGGCGCCGGCGGACTGCGTGGTGTTCGAGGACGCCGCTGCCGGCATCGTTGCGGCGAAACGTGCGGGAATGCTCGCGGTCGGCATCGGCCATGCCGCAACGCTCGATGGCGCCGACATCGTCGTGCCCGGCCTCGCCCATTTTTCCATGAACGATCTGTTTCCGTCCGCCCCAGCGATCGCCGCGCCGAAGATCGATTTCGCCGCAAAACCCTTTCACCTCACGCCCGAGGACATCGACTGGGTTCGCTCCGCCCACGCGGCGATGTCGGTCGAGGAGAAACTCGGACAACTCTTCTGCCTTGTGGTGCGGGAGGACGAAACCGAAGCATCCCTCGATCGCACCTTCGAGTTGCTCAAGCCCGGCGGCTTTATGCTGCGTCCGCGGAAAGGCGCAGTCGCCCAGCGCCTGCACCGGCACTTGCAGACGCGCTCAAGCATCCCGCTGCTCCTGGCGGCCAATCTTGAACAAGGCGGCGTCGGCATCGCCGACGACGGCACACGTTTCTCCGCGCCGCTCGGTGTCGCTGCCACCGACGACGAGAAACATGCCTATCGCCTCGGCCTCGTCAGCGGGCGCGAAGGCCGCGCCGTCGGCTGCAATTGGGCTTTCGCGCCGGTCGCTGACATCGATTTCAACTGCCAAAATCCGATCACCAACATCCGCACCTTCGGCTCGGATCCCGCGCGCGTGTCGCGAATGGTGCAGACTTTTCTCCGCGGCTTGCACGAAGAAGGCCTTGCCGCCTCGGTGAAACACTGGCCGGGCGACGGCGTCGATGCGCGCGACCAGCACCTCCACTCTACCGTCAACAACCTCAGTGTCGAAGAATGGGAGCGCACCTACGGCGAAGTATACCGTGCCGCGATCGACGCCGGTGCGGCCACGATCATGGCCGCGCACATCGCGCTCCCCGCGTATTCGCGGCATTTCGCGCCCGACCTCACCGACGCGCAGATCCTCCCCTCGACGCTCTCGCCGGAGTTGATCCGTCACCTGCTGCGCGGCCAGCTCGGCTTCAACGGCCTGATCGTGACCGATGCGACCAACATGGTCGGGATGACCACCGCCATGCCCCGCCGGCGCGCGGTGCCGACCGCGATCGAGATCGGGTGCGACATGTTTCTGTTCACGGTCGATCTGCAGGAGGATCTCGCGTTCATGCGCGAGGGCCTGCGTGACGGCTTGCTGAGCGAAACCCGCCTCGACGAGGCGGTGCTCCGCATCCTCGCGCTCAAAGCCTCGCTCGGCCTGCACCGCCAGCAGCGGAACGGCACATTGGTTCCGGCGCCGGAGGCGCTGTCGGTGCTGCGCTGCGCGGAGCACGAACGCTGGGCCCGCGAATGCGCCGACCGCGCCGTCACGCTCGTAAAAGACACGCAACACCTGCTGCCGCTCTCGCCTGAGCGTCACCGCCGCGTGCTCATCCATGTGCTCGGCGACAAGGGAGGCTATCTCGATAACGGCGGCGGCAACGCCGCTCGCTTCGTCGAATTGCTCCGCGCCGCCGGATTCGTCGTCGAAGTTTTCGATCCCACGGCGCCGGCCAACGCCACGCTGAAATCCAGCGCCGCGATGCGCGCCGACCACGACCTGGTCGTCTATTTCGCCAGCCTGAAGACCGCCAGCAACCAAACCGTCGTGCGCCTGAATTGGGGGCTGCGTCTCGCCTTCGACGCGCCACGCTACGTCACCGAAGTGCCCACGCTCTTCGTCTCCATCGACAACCCCTACCACCTCCAGGACGTCCCGCAGGTGAAGACGTTCATCAACGGCTACACCAGCAATGGCTACGTCATCGAAGCCGTTGTCGAAAAACTGCTCGGCCACTCGCGCTTCACCGGCGTCAGCCCGGTCGATCCCTTCTGCGGCTATTGGGACGCCAAACTCTAA
- a CDS encoding sulfatase — translation MKILLPLALVGAAASCLSASAQPSAPSPRAPNVLFVMSDDLNNNLGVYGHPLVKSPNIDRLAQRGVRFDRAYCQFPLCNPSRASMFTGLRPDQIQIYDLDTHFRFTTPEVVTLPQLFRRHGYEAVRVGKIYHFGVPEEIGSPGFDDPVSWNKTINPFGRDTANKDKLINFTPQIPIGGALAYRIDEGPDEEQTDGWVATMAIRELGRLKESGKPFFLGVGFYRPHLPFVAPKKYFDLYPLESIPTPADPTASLKNVPAPAFGTPLFAGLTPKQQRLMIRAYYASISFMDAQVGRVVDELERLGLADNTIIVFVSDHGFLLGEHGQWWKQRLFEESIRTPLIIAAPGSAHGTAPHPVEFVDIYPTVAELAHIPAPAGLAGRSLVPLLKQPATPWPHAAFSQTATGTAIRTDRWAYHEWGAGGADGKELYDHTADPAENHNLANDPAYASVVAELSAQLRAALPPRPAIGKPERRPWWPKRSPGYIPDEDR, via the coding sequence ATGAAAATCCTCCTCCCGCTCGCCCTTGTCGGCGCCGCCGCCTCGTGTCTTTCCGCTTCCGCCCAACCCTCCGCGCCCTCACCGCGCGCGCCGAACGTGCTGTTCGTCATGTCGGACGACCTGAACAACAATCTCGGCGTTTACGGACACCCGCTCGTCAAGTCGCCCAACATCGATCGGCTCGCGCAACGCGGCGTGCGCTTCGACCGCGCCTACTGCCAGTTTCCGCTCTGCAACCCGAGTCGCGCGTCCATGTTCACGGGTCTTCGCCCGGATCAAATCCAGATCTACGACCTCGATACGCATTTCCGTTTCACGACCCCTGAGGTCGTGACGCTGCCGCAGTTGTTCCGTCGCCATGGCTACGAAGCCGTGCGCGTCGGGAAAATCTACCATTTCGGCGTGCCGGAGGAGATCGGTTCACCCGGCTTCGACGATCCCGTGTCGTGGAACAAAACGATCAACCCTTTCGGTCGCGACACCGCGAACAAGGACAAGCTCATCAACTTCACGCCGCAGATCCCCATCGGCGGCGCGCTCGCCTACCGCATCGACGAGGGCCCCGATGAGGAGCAAACCGATGGTTGGGTTGCCACCATGGCGATCCGCGAACTCGGGCGCCTGAAGGAGTCCGGCAAACCTTTCTTCCTCGGAGTCGGCTTCTACCGGCCGCACCTGCCGTTCGTCGCACCGAAGAAATACTTCGACCTCTACCCGCTCGAATCGATCCCCACGCCCGCAGACCCGACCGCGAGCCTGAAGAACGTGCCCGCGCCCGCGTTCGGCACACCGCTGTTCGCCGGGCTCACGCCCAAGCAGCAACGCCTCATGATTCGCGCCTACTACGCCTCGATTTCATTCATGGACGCGCAAGTGGGACGCGTCGTCGACGAGCTCGAACGCCTCGGCCTCGCGGATAACACCATCATCGTCTTTGTGAGCGATCACGGCTTTCTGCTCGGCGAACACGGCCAATGGTGGAAACAGCGGCTGTTCGAAGAATCGATCCGCACCCCGCTCATCATCGCCGCACCGGGTAGCGCACACGGCACGGCGCCGCACCCCGTCGAGTTCGTGGACATCTACCCGACCGTCGCCGAACTCGCGCACATTCCCGCCCCCGCTGGTCTCGCCGGCCGCAGTCTCGTGCCGCTGCTCAAGCAGCCCGCCACACCATGGCCACACGCCGCCTTCTCGCAGACCGCCACCGGCACCGCCATCCGCACCGACCGGTGGGCCTACCATGAATGGGGCGCGGGCGGCGCCGACGGCAAAGAGCTCTACGATCACACGGCCGATCCCGCCGAGAACCACAATCTCGCCAACGATCCTGCCTACGCCTCGGTCGTCGCCGAGTTGAGCGCACAGCTTCGCGCCGCGCTTCCGCCGCGGCCGGCCATCGGCAAACCCGAGCGCCGTCCGTGGTGGCCGAAACGCTCCCCCGGATACATTCCTGACGAAGACCGCTGA
- a CDS encoding sulfatase, which translates to MPTSLPQSTRAFSALAGLAAVVALPFRVHAQESARPNILWVVSEDNSPRFVGAYGDPLARTPTLDRLARNGIVFDKVYTAPVCAPSRSTIITGRYADGLGTQNMRSTRPLPEGVRFFPEFLREAGYFCTNNAKTDYNTSTPWKRAWDEDGAQAHWRHRRAGQPFFAVFNFMESHESALIGRKPLTTDPAQVRVPAYLPDTAVVRADLAQYYDAVSTADRAIARVLANLEADGLADDTIVFYYSDNGGAVAGTKRFLNEEGTHVAMIARFPRKYAHLAPATAGTRLDELVHLIDLAPTMLSLSGVPPTAQFQGRAFAGPARSAAPEFLFQFADRMDERYNLVRAVTDGRYRYVRNYHPDRPWGQHIDFLWQTAAMREWELHFKTGALNAAQRAFFEPSPAEALYDCASDPDNVRNLAADPAQTERVQRMRAALRAHQLAIRDTGFMPEPMMVEAAAGGSPAVLAADDARYPLARVIDLLDELQLGAPRADTRLADLACDPLPVVRYWAAVATLRGGPSSVTATLLHDADPVVRLTAAAGALRHADAADAWQEFENAIRQTQRPELRLFALDSLARIERNAPKSLAALLGPLSASDVFGGFDYYNARLARLLLADYGSFSSRRAPAAKP; encoded by the coding sequence ATGCCCACCTCGCTCCCCCAATCCACGCGGGCCTTCTCCGCGCTCGCCGGCCTCGCCGCTGTCGTCGCCCTCCCGTTCCGCGTCCACGCCCAGGAATCGGCGCGACCCAACATCCTCTGGGTCGTCAGCGAGGACAATTCGCCGCGCTTCGTCGGCGCCTATGGCGATCCACTCGCGCGAACGCCCACCTTGGATCGGCTCGCAAGGAACGGCATCGTCTTCGACAAGGTCTACACCGCGCCGGTCTGCGCACCGTCGCGCAGCACGATCATCACCGGCCGCTACGCGGATGGCCTCGGCACCCAAAACATGCGCAGCACGCGCCCGCTGCCGGAGGGCGTGCGCTTTTTCCCTGAATTCCTCCGCGAAGCAGGATACTTCTGCACCAACAACGCGAAGACCGACTACAACACCTCGACGCCCTGGAAGCGCGCCTGGGACGAGGACGGCGCGCAGGCCCACTGGCGTCACCGCCGCGCAGGCCAGCCGTTCTTTGCGGTCTTCAACTTCATGGAATCGCACGAGTCGGCGCTGATCGGCCGCAAGCCGCTCACCACCGATCCCGCCCAGGTGCGCGTGCCCGCCTACCTGCCGGACACGGCGGTCGTGCGCGCCGATCTGGCGCAATACTACGACGCCGTCTCCACGGCTGATCGCGCCATCGCCCGCGTGCTCGCCAACCTCGAGGCCGACGGTCTCGCCGACGACACCATCGTGTTCTACTACTCCGACAACGGCGGCGCCGTCGCGGGCACGAAGCGCTTCCTCAATGAGGAAGGCACACACGTCGCGATGATCGCGCGTTTTCCGAGAAAATACGCGCATCTCGCTCCCGCGACCGCCGGCACCCGCCTCGACGAACTCGTGCACTTGATCGATCTCGCTCCGACGATGCTGAGTCTCTCCGGCGTGCCACCGACGGCGCAATTTCAAGGCCGCGCCTTCGCCGGGCCAGCGCGCAGCGCGGCACCGGAGTTTCTCTTCCAATTCGCCGACCGCATGGACGAGCGCTACAACCTCGTCCGCGCCGTCACGGACGGTCGCTACCGCTACGTGCGCAACTATCATCCCGATCGTCCGTGGGGCCAGCACATCGACTTCCTCTGGCAAACCGCGGCAATGCGCGAATGGGAGCTGCATTTCAAAACCGGCGCGCTCAACGCGGCCCAACGCGCGTTCTTCGAGCCCTCGCCCGCCGAGGCACTCTACGACTGCGCCTCCGATCCGGACAACGTCCGCAATCTCGCCGCCGATCCGGCGCAGACGGAGCGCGTGCAACGCATGCGCGCGGCACTGCGCGCACATCAACTCGCGATCCGCGACACCGGCTTCATGCCGGAACCGATGATGGTTGAGGCGGCCGCTGGCGGCTCGCCTGCCGTTCTGGCGGCGGACGACGCGCGCTATCCGCTCGCGCGCGTGATCGATTTGCTCGACGAGCTTCAACTCGGCGCACCGCGGGCCGATACACGCCTCGCCGACCTCGCCTGCGATCCGCTTCCGGTCGTGCGCTACTGGGCCGCGGTCGCCACGCTGCGCGGCGGTCCTTCATCCGTGACCGCGACGCTGCTGCACGACGCCGATCCGGTCGTGCGTCTCACGGCGGCCGCCGGCGCGCTGCGCCACGCCGACGCGGCTGACGCCTGGCAGGAATTCGAAAATGCCATCCGTCAAACGCAGCGGCCCGAACTGCGCCTCTTCGCGCTCGATTCGCTGGCACGCATCGAGCGTAACGCGCCGAAGTCGCTCGCCGCGCTGCTCGGGCCGCTGTCCGCTTCCGATGTCTTCGGCGGGTTCGATTACTACAACGCCCGTCTCGCCCGCCTTCTCCTCGCCGACTACGGCAGTTTCTCTTCGCGCCGCGCACCGGCGGCCAAACCCTGA
- a CDS encoding MFS transporter — translation MSIATESPAASSVVVEPRVVGWIEKISYGFGDTASNLVFHTVGTYLLFFYTDVYGLPVAAVGTLFLFTRLMDAVYDIGAGILIDKTRTRWGKCRPWFLWCALPYAVFAVLTFRVPALAENGKLVYAYITYNVLSLLYTAINLPISAMLPSMTRNSQERAETSSVRMFLAIAGMSVVTYGTMPLVGFFGNGDKAKGFFWTMTLFASVAFAFFLLTFLNTRERYQSTAREEPSIADSIRSSLRNWPWAITLLLNLIYWFGYAMRMQTAVYYLRYNLHRADLVPTVMLTNLATLPSVVIGAYLSRRIGKRNTMLVGLVGMALGVVLIGLAGPRDTVLLIGGNIVANFSKGFYVGLLFAMMADTVDYGEWKTGVRAAGFLFAAATLGVKLGLGFGGAYSAWMLSSAGYVPNAEQAAPALAAIRANYIVAPTVCTGLMVVLLLLYRLDGQHAQIMRDLAARRAEAKT, via the coding sequence ATGTCCATCGCGACCGAAAGTCCCGCCGCCAGCTCCGTCGTCGTCGAGCCGCGCGTCGTCGGCTGGATAGAGAAAATCAGCTACGGCTTCGGTGACACGGCGAGCAATCTCGTCTTCCACACCGTCGGCACCTACCTGCTGTTTTTCTACACGGACGTCTATGGTCTGCCCGTCGCGGCGGTCGGCACGCTGTTTCTGTTCACGCGCTTGATGGACGCGGTCTACGACATCGGCGCGGGCATTCTCATCGACAAGACGCGCACACGCTGGGGCAAATGTCGTCCGTGGTTCCTGTGGTGCGCGCTGCCCTACGCGGTGTTCGCCGTGCTGACGTTCCGCGTGCCGGCCTTAGCCGAAAACGGAAAGCTCGTCTACGCCTACATCACCTACAACGTCCTCAGCCTCCTTTACACTGCGATCAACCTGCCGATTTCCGCCATGCTGCCGAGCATGACGCGCAACAGCCAGGAACGCGCGGAGACGAGCTCGGTGCGGATGTTCCTGGCGATCGCGGGCATGTCGGTCGTCACCTACGGCACGATGCCGCTCGTCGGGTTCTTCGGCAACGGCGACAAGGCAAAGGGCTTTTTCTGGACGATGACGCTCTTCGCTTCGGTCGCTTTCGCGTTCTTTCTTCTCACGTTCCTCAACACCCGCGAGCGCTACCAATCCACCGCGCGCGAAGAGCCGTCGATCGCCGACTCGATCCGCTCGAGCCTGCGCAACTGGCCGTGGGCGATCACGCTGCTCCTGAATTTGATCTACTGGTTCGGCTACGCGATGCGCATGCAGACCGCAGTCTACTACCTGCGCTACAATCTGCACCGCGCCGACCTCGTGCCGACGGTGATGCTGACAAATCTCGCCACACTCCCGAGCGTGGTCATCGGCGCCTATCTCTCGCGCCGCATCGGCAAGCGCAACACGATGCTCGTCGGCCTCGTCGGCATGGCGCTCGGCGTCGTGCTGATCGGACTCGCCGGCCCGCGAGACACGGTGTTGCTCATCGGCGGCAACATTGTCGCCAATTTCAGCAAGGGCTTCTATGTCGGCCTGCTCTTCGCGATGATGGCCGACACGGTTGACTACGGCGAATGGAAGACCGGCGTCCGCGCCGCGGGCTTCCTCTTCGCCGCCGCCACGCTCGGTGTGAAACTCGGCCTCGGTTTCGGCGGTGCGTATTCGGCCTGGATGCTCTCGTCGGCCGGCTACGTGCCGAACGCCGAGCAAGCCGCCCCCGCGCTCGCAGCAATCCGCGCGAACTACATCGTCGCGCCCACCGTCTGCACCGGACTGATGGTCGTGCTCCTTCTGCTCTACCGCCTCGACGGCCAGCATGCGCAGATCATGCGCGACCTCGCTGCCCGCCGCGCCGAGGCTAAGACCTGA
- a CDS encoding TonB-dependent receptor produces the protein MNSVVSCRHSRTLSFASALLFITSLGFAQTVSSTEEANPGPEAEKKAASDEATPKKEEILTLDPFVVSSTIAPRRKLDSAAAVTTIDVERMSATAPIGLPELLKQLPGVYVTSVSGEGRSNIYARGLPQTGGLVFVGLQQDGLPDISEMQFRNIWQDLMVRPSNFVERVENVRGGTSSVFMNNVPGGIINLITREGSDVARGEVLVGTSDYNQIKVEAWSSGPLADRTTMAAGVSYRRDDGIRSPGYTANKGYTLQGNVTHRFANGRGSVKLAAKWVQDYTVNITAIPLQNAQAPQAIPGGFPMGAGIIDSADLRYTVLPNTPLGTINLDTGKTGPKLATITGTLEYRLADTWKLQERLKYSNLVYNSATLLTSSVATPIQTLINQIGAAGGTQYAAAKSGANYSYRLYYPGQNGALIPDPSTLNGNGLAWTMTNNGTYSFIENYQNEFRVIKTLPNEGALALGLYNSWLDMPKAITINNTMLAEIRNNPRRLDVEFVNATSGASLGYATYQGIRQASVATAFRHYSTNQKTMAPFVSYEQQFGKWSIDAGARYQTKKETMVVGNRSSYNLNPTGSNILALRNAGFSNGTFTTASYDISATAWSVGANYRINSRLSAYGRVTSAYRMPISDDFYSAAAAGSSDPGPTNKVYSAETGVKYATRKLSIFGTLIASKLKDQLFSGLVSQSDGSLIERNVLRDTDSYGLELEVIYTPVKSLTFRFVGTEQRSKFANDAFVADPNSTTTAININGNRVTNIPQRYSTLNTTYRLPETPLGKPTVDFTWNYTGDIMVDEANRAKVAGYSLYDAGLTLKANKFTYRLVVKNLLDSDAIVNGDARVARLFADPTASYVNMRVALPRSIVGSVSYSF, from the coding sequence ATGAACTCCGTCGTGTCCTGCCGGCACTCGCGCACGCTGTCGTTTGCCTCTGCGTTGCTCTTTATCACCTCGCTTGGATTCGCCCAAACCGTCTCCTCGACCGAGGAGGCGAATCCCGGACCCGAGGCAGAAAAGAAGGCGGCCTCGGATGAGGCCACGCCCAAGAAGGAGGAAATCCTCACCCTCGACCCCTTCGTAGTCTCAAGCACGATCGCGCCGCGCCGAAAGCTCGATTCGGCGGCCGCCGTGACGACCATCGATGTCGAGCGCATGAGCGCCACCGCCCCGATCGGTCTGCCTGAGCTGCTCAAGCAACTCCCCGGCGTCTATGTGACGAGCGTGAGCGGCGAAGGACGCTCGAACATCTACGCCCGCGGACTTCCGCAAACGGGCGGCTTGGTCTTCGTCGGGCTCCAGCAAGACGGCTTGCCGGATATTTCCGAGATGCAGTTCCGCAATATCTGGCAGGACCTCATGGTCCGACCGAGCAACTTCGTGGAACGCGTCGAGAACGTCCGTGGCGGCACTTCCAGCGTGTTCATGAACAACGTCCCGGGCGGCATCATCAATCTGATCACCCGGGAAGGTTCGGATGTTGCCCGCGGTGAGGTTTTGGTCGGCACTTCCGACTATAATCAGATCAAGGTCGAAGCATGGTCCAGCGGTCCGCTCGCCGATCGCACCACGATGGCCGCGGGGGTCTCCTATCGGCGGGACGACGGCATTCGCTCGCCGGGCTACACGGCCAACAAAGGTTACACTCTGCAGGGCAATGTCACCCATCGCTTCGCCAACGGGCGCGGCTCAGTGAAACTCGCGGCCAAATGGGTGCAGGATTACACGGTCAACATCACCGCGATCCCGCTGCAAAACGCCCAAGCTCCGCAGGCCATCCCCGGCGGTTTCCCCATGGGTGCAGGTATCATCGACTCCGCCGACCTCCGCTACACCGTGCTGCCCAATACGCCGCTCGGCACGATCAACTTGGACACCGGCAAGACCGGCCCGAAGCTGGCGACGATCACAGGCACCCTCGAATATCGCCTCGCGGACACGTGGAAGCTCCAAGAGCGCCTCAAATACAGCAACCTCGTCTACAATTCCGCCACGTTGCTGACCTCGTCTGTCGCAACGCCGATTCAGACGCTGATCAATCAAATCGGTGCCGCCGGCGGCACCCAATACGCCGCAGCCAAGTCGGGAGCGAACTATTCCTATCGCCTCTACTACCCGGGCCAGAACGGTGCGTTGATCCCGGACCCGTCCACACTCAACGGCAACGGACTTGCCTGGACCATGACCAACAACGGCACCTATTCCTTCATCGAAAACTACCAGAACGAATTTCGTGTGATCAAAACGCTGCCGAACGAAGGTGCGCTCGCCCTGGGCCTCTACAATAGCTGGCTCGACATGCCGAAGGCCATCACGATCAACAACACGATGTTGGCGGAGATCCGCAACAACCCCCGCCGGCTCGATGTCGAATTCGTGAACGCCACCTCGGGCGCGTCGCTCGGCTACGCGACCTACCAAGGCATTCGGCAGGCCAGCGTGGCCACCGCCTTCCGCCATTACTCGACGAATCAGAAAACCATGGCTCCGTTCGTGAGCTACGAACAACAGTTCGGTAAATGGAGCATCGATGCCGGTGCCAGATACCAGACCAAGAAGGAAACGATGGTCGTCGGCAATCGCTCGAGCTACAATCTCAACCCGACCGGCAGCAATATTCTCGCGCTGCGCAACGCAGGATTTTCGAACGGCACTTTCACCACCGCCAGCTACGACATTTCCGCCACCGCGTGGTCGGTCGGCGCTAACTACCGCATCAATTCCCGCCTCAGCGCCTACGGGCGCGTGACCAGTGCTTATCGCATGCCGATCAGCGACGACTTCTACTCAGCCGCCGCCGCCGGCTCCTCCGACCCTGGCCCGACCAACAAGGTCTACTCCGCCGAGACAGGCGTGAAATACGCGACCCGCAAACTTTCGATCTTCGGCACGCTCATCGCCAGCAAACTGAAGGACCAGCTCTTCTCGGGCCTGGTCTCCCAATCCGACGGCAGCCTGATCGAGCGCAACGTGCTGCGCGACACCGACAGCTACGGCTTGGAACTGGAAGTTATCTACACACCCGTCAAAAGCCTGACCTTCCGCTTCGTCGGCACCGAACAACGCTCGAAGTTCGCCAACGACGCCTTTGTGGCCGACCCCAACTCCACCACCACCGCGATCAACATCAACGGCAACCGCGTGACGAACATCCCGCAACGCTACAGCACACTGAACACGACTTATCGCCTTCCCGAAACGCCCCTCGGTAAGCCGACCGTCGACTTCACCTGGAACTACACGGGAGACATCATGGTGGACGAAGCCAACCGCGCCAAGGTCGCCGGATACAGCCTCTACGACGCCGGTCTGACATTGAAGGCGAACAAATTCACCTACCGCCTTGTCGTGAAGAACCTGCTCGACAGCGACGCCATCGTGAACGGCGACGCCCGCGTCGCACGACTCTTTGCCGACCCGACCGCCTCCTACGTCAACATGCGCGTCGCGCTGCCCCGCTCGATCGTCGGCTCCGTCAGCTATTCCTTCTGA